One Mycobacterium sp. SMC-4 DNA window includes the following coding sequences:
- the coaD gene encoding pantetheine-phosphate adenylyltransferase: MSAAVCPGSFDPVTLGHIDVFERAAAQFDEVVVAVLVNPNKKGMFNPDERLAMIEESTAHLPNVRAEAGQGLVVDFVRARGMTAIVKGLRSGTDFEYELQMAQMNKHIAGVDTFFVASAPRYSFVSSSLAKEVATLGGDVSDLLPEAVNTRLRDKLRG; this comes from the coding sequence ATGAGCGCAGCGGTGTGCCCGGGATCCTTCGACCCGGTGACCCTTGGTCACATCGACGTCTTCGAACGTGCCGCCGCCCAATTCGACGAGGTCGTCGTCGCGGTTCTGGTCAACCCGAACAAAAAGGGCATGTTCAACCCTGATGAGCGTCTCGCGATGATCGAGGAATCGACGGCCCATCTACCCAATGTGCGAGCCGAGGCGGGCCAGGGGCTCGTTGTCGATTTCGTCCGCGCGCGGGGGATGACCGCGATCGTCAAGGGCCTGCGCAGTGGAACCGACTTCGAGTACGAACTGCAGATGGCGCAGATGAACAAGCACATCGCGGGGGTGGACACGTTCTTCGTCGCCTCCGCGCCGCGCTACTCGTTCGTGTCGTCGTCGTTGGCCAAGGAGGTCGCCACCCTCGGCGGTGACGTCTCTGACCTGCTCCCCGAAGCGGTCAACACGCGACTGCGGGACAAGTTGCGCGGTTGA
- a CDS encoding hemerythrin domain-containing protein: protein MPETFVQSTDDVVAFLTDQHNLIKDMFDDVLYASEPEARQKAFTDLRQLLAVHETAEEMVVHPRTRREVADGDEIVDARLDEEHAAKQQLASLEGMDIASQKFLDELTSFRDAVLEHAQNEEVEEFPKLKRELDADELKTMAAAVRAAEAIAPTRPHLGVESAKLNFAVGPFASMLDRARDAISAALR, encoded by the coding sequence GTGCCTGAAACATTCGTCCAATCCACCGATGACGTCGTCGCGTTCCTGACCGATCAGCACAATTTGATCAAGGACATGTTCGACGACGTGCTCTACGCCTCGGAGCCCGAGGCGCGGCAGAAGGCCTTCACCGACCTGCGGCAGCTGCTGGCGGTGCACGAGACCGCCGAGGAGATGGTGGTGCATCCGCGCACGCGTCGGGAAGTCGCCGATGGGGATGAGATCGTCGACGCCCGCCTGGACGAGGAACACGCCGCCAAACAGCAACTGGCCTCGCTCGAAGGCATGGACATCGCGTCGCAAAAGTTCCTCGACGAGCTGACGTCGTTTCGCGATGCGGTGCTCGAGCACGCGCAGAACGAGGAGGTCGAGGAGTTCCCCAAGCTCAAGCGTGAACTCGATGCCGATGAGCTCAAGACCATGGCAGCCGCCGTCCGTGCGGCCGAAGCGATCGCTCCTACCCGGCCGCACCTCGGGGTGGAATCGGCCAAACTGAACTTCGCGGTGGGGCCGTTCGCGTCGATGCTCGACCGCGCGCGCGACGCCATCAGCGCGGCGCTGCGCTGA
- the sepIVA gene encoding cell division protein SepIVA produces the protein MYRVFEALDELGAIVEEARGVPMTAGCVVPRGDVLELIDDIKDAIPGELDDAQDVLDARDTVLREAKEHAESTVSTANVEADSMVNHARAEADRLLADAKAQADRMVAEARQHSERMVVEAREEAARLAATAKREYEASTGRAKSEADRLIESGNLAYEKAVQEGIKEQQRLVSQTEVVATATAEATRMIDTAHAEADRLRGECDIYVDSKLAEFEEFLNGTLRSVGRGRHQLRTAAGTHDYVSR, from the coding sequence GTGTACCGAGTTTTCGAAGCGCTCGACGAGTTGGGTGCCATCGTCGAAGAAGCCCGCGGAGTGCCGATGACGGCCGGCTGCGTGGTGCCCCGTGGCGATGTCCTCGAGTTGATCGACGACATCAAGGACGCGATTCCCGGCGAGCTGGACGACGCCCAGGACGTCCTCGACGCCCGCGACACCGTGCTGCGCGAGGCCAAGGAGCACGCAGAATCCACGGTCTCGACGGCCAACGTCGAGGCGGATTCGATGGTCAACCACGCCCGTGCCGAGGCGGACCGGTTGTTGGCCGACGCCAAGGCCCAGGCTGACCGGATGGTCGCCGAGGCGCGCCAGCACAGCGAGCGGATGGTCGTCGAGGCCCGCGAGGAGGCCGCACGCCTGGCCGCAACCGCCAAGCGCGAGTACGAGGCCAGCACGGGCCGCGCCAAGTCGGAGGCCGACCGGTTGATCGAAAGCGGAAACCTCGCCTACGAGAAGGCCGTTCAGGAGGGCATCAAGGAGCAGCAGCGGCTGGTGTCGCAGACCGAGGTGGTGGCCACCGCCACCGCTGAAGCCACCCGCATGATCGACACCGCCCACGCCGAGGCGGACCGGCTGCGCGGCGAGTGTGACATCTACGTCGACAGCAAACTGGCAGAGTTCGAAGAGTTCCTCAACGGAACGCTGCGCTCGGTCGGTCGGGGCCGTCATCAACTGCGTACCGCCGCAGGTACGCACGATTACGTGTCGCGCTGA
- a CDS encoding DUF177 domain-containing protein, whose protein sequence is MATHARAAAHRGSRSPLVIDVSRLGRRPGSMSTVQKTVPSPSRIGLELIAVDAGSPLQLDLRLESVSEGVLVSGTVSAATTGECARCLTALAGEIEIELTELFAYPDSATDETTEDDELPRVIRGGGTEAVDLEQPIIDAIGLVLPFSPICNPDCAGLCPECGVALATAGPGHGHEQIDPRWAKLAALREQIGDDS, encoded by the coding sequence ATGGCGACGCACGCACGCGCGGCGGCGCACCGGGGGTCACGGTCGCCGCTGGTGATCGATGTTTCTCGGCTCGGCCGACGGCCGGGCTCGATGTCGACGGTGCAGAAGACCGTGCCGAGCCCCTCCCGAATCGGGCTGGAACTCATCGCCGTGGATGCGGGCAGTCCGCTACAGCTGGACCTTCGACTGGAGTCGGTTTCCGAGGGTGTGCTGGTGTCGGGAACCGTGTCAGCGGCCACGACGGGTGAATGTGCGCGCTGCTTGACGGCGCTGGCCGGTGAGATCGAGATCGAGCTGACCGAGCTTTTCGCCTATCCGGACAGCGCCACCGACGAAACCACCGAGGACGACGAGCTTCCCCGGGTGATCCGGGGCGGCGGCACCGAGGCCGTCGACCTCGAGCAGCCCATCATCGACGCGATCGGCTTGGTCCTGCCGTTCTCGCCGATCTGCAACCCGGACTGCGCCGGTTTGTGTCCCGAGTGCGGGGTGGCGCTGGCCACCGCCGGGCCGGGCCATGGCCACGAGCAGATCGATCCGCGCTGGGCCAAGTTGGCCGCCCTGCGCGAGCAGATCGGCGACGACTCGTGA
- the rnc gene encoding ribonuclease III has product MTVDRAPLLKALGVDLPDELLTIALTHRSYSYENGGLPTNERLEFLGDSVLGLTITEELYHRHPDRSEGDLAKLRASIVNTQALADVGRQLSDHGLGAYLLLGKGEENSGGADKSSILADGVESLLGAVYLEHGATVVKDVILRLFGTLLDTAPTLGAGLDWKSSLQELTASRGLGVPTYLVTSTGPDHDKEFTATVVVAELERGTGVGRTKKEAELKAAAAAWNALNDARSPQP; this is encoded by the coding sequence GTGACGGTGGACCGCGCACCGCTGCTCAAGGCGCTGGGGGTCGACCTGCCCGACGAACTGCTCACCATCGCACTGACCCACCGCAGCTACTCCTACGAGAATGGTGGTCTGCCGACCAACGAGCGTCTGGAATTCCTCGGTGACTCGGTGTTGGGACTGACCATCACCGAAGAGCTTTATCATCGCCATCCGGATCGGTCCGAGGGCGATCTGGCGAAGCTACGTGCCAGTATCGTCAACACCCAAGCGCTGGCCGACGTCGGCCGCCAGCTCAGCGACCACGGCCTGGGTGCCTACCTGCTGCTGGGCAAGGGCGAAGAGAATTCCGGTGGCGCCGACAAGTCGAGTATCTTGGCCGATGGTGTCGAATCTCTCTTGGGTGCAGTGTATCTGGAGCACGGGGCGACGGTTGTCAAGGACGTGATCCTGCGTCTGTTCGGCACTCTGCTCGACACCGCGCCGACGTTGGGGGCCGGGCTGGACTGGAAGAGCAGCCTGCAGGAGCTGACCGCATCTCGCGGTCTGGGTGTGCCGACCTACCTGGTCACCTCCACCGGGCCAGACCATGACAAGGAGTTCACCGCGACGGTCGTCGTCGCCGAGCTCGAGCGTGGCACCGGAGTGGGCAGAACCAAGAAGGAAGCCGAACTCAAGGCAGCCGCGGCGGCATGGAACGCGTTGAACGACGCACGATCGCCTCAACCGTGA
- the mutM gene encoding bifunctional DNA-formamidopyrimidine glycosylase/DNA-(apurinic or apyrimidinic site) lyase — MPELPEVEVVRRGLDAHVTGRTITAVRVHHPRAVRRHEAGPADLTGRLLDTTITGTGRRGKYLWLSLGPDAALVVHLGMSGQMLLGPLADDSHLRIGALLDDGTMLSFVDQRTFGGWMIADMVIVDGTAVPMPVAHIARDPLDPLFDREAVVKVLRGKHSEIKRQLLDQTVVSGIGNIYADEALWRARVNGARLASALSRPKLRELLDAAAEVMTDALGQGGTSFDSLYVNVNGESGYFDRSLDAYGRAGEPCRRCGAVMRRDKFMNRSSFFCPRCQPRPRGARL; from the coding sequence ATGCCTGAACTTCCCGAAGTCGAGGTGGTTCGTCGTGGTCTCGATGCGCATGTGACAGGCCGAACCATCACCGCGGTGCGGGTGCACCATCCGCGGGCGGTGCGCCGCCACGAAGCGGGCCCGGCCGACCTGACCGGGCGCCTGCTGGATACGACGATCACCGGCACCGGCCGCCGGGGCAAGTACCTGTGGCTGTCGCTCGGCCCCGATGCCGCGCTGGTGGTGCACCTGGGTATGAGCGGGCAGATGTTGTTGGGGCCGCTGGCCGACGACAGCCATCTGCGTATCGGCGCGCTACTCGACGACGGCACCATGCTGAGCTTCGTCGATCAGCGGACCTTCGGTGGCTGGATGATCGCCGATATGGTCATCGTCGACGGCACCGCCGTGCCGATGCCGGTCGCGCACATCGCCCGCGATCCTCTGGATCCGCTCTTCGATCGTGAGGCCGTGGTGAAAGTGTTGCGGGGCAAGCATTCTGAGATCAAACGCCAGCTGCTCGACCAGACGGTCGTCTCGGGTATCGGCAACATCTACGCTGATGAAGCGCTGTGGCGGGCCAGGGTCAACGGTGCCCGGCTGGCCTCGGCGTTGTCGCGGCCCAAGCTGCGGGAGTTACTCGATGCAGCCGCCGAGGTGATGACCGATGCGCTGGGGCAGGGTGGCACGTCGTTCGACTCGCTGTATGTCAACGTCAACGGTGAGTCGGGGTATTTCGACAGGTCGCTGGACGCTTACGGGCGGGCCGGCGAGCCGTGCCGGCGTTGCGGGGCAGTGATGCGGCGCGACAAGTTCATGAACCGCTCGTCGTTTTTCTGCCCCCGCTGCCAACCGCGGCCCCGCGGCGCGAGGTTGTAG
- a CDS encoding OsmC family protein, translated as MTELWVERTGVRRYTGRSSRGAEVQVGSEDVEGVFTPGELLKIALAACSGMASDQPLRRRLGDDYRATVRVTGAADRDQERYPSLEEVLELDLTQLDAQELSRLLTVVERAIDQVCTVGRTLKSGTKVTLEVKDVGRQ; from the coding sequence ATGACCGAATTGTGGGTGGAGCGTACCGGGGTGCGGCGTTACACGGGCCGCAGCTCTCGCGGCGCCGAGGTGCAGGTGGGCTCCGAGGACGTCGAAGGCGTGTTCACGCCGGGCGAGCTTCTCAAGATCGCGCTCGCGGCATGCAGCGGAATGGCCAGCGACCAGCCGCTGCGACGCCGTCTGGGCGATGACTACCGGGCCACCGTGCGGGTGACCGGAGCTGCCGATCGCGACCAGGAGCGCTATCCGTCGCTCGAAGAAGTGCTCGAGCTCGATCTGACCCAGCTCGACGCCCAGGAGCTGTCCCGGCTCTTGACCGTCGTCGAACGGGCCATCGACCAGGTGTGCACAGTGGGACGCACGTTAAAGAGTGGGACGAAAGTGACTCTTGAGGTAAAAGATGTTGGACGACAGTGA
- a CDS encoding acylphosphatase, with product MLDDSEVRLDAWVHGHVQGVGFRWWTRSRALELGLSGFAANKPDGRVHVVAQGPRGACEQLLALLSAGDTPGQVDKVISDWSDPVDAIAGFSER from the coding sequence ATGTTGGACGACAGTGAGGTTCGCCTGGACGCGTGGGTGCACGGACACGTTCAGGGCGTAGGTTTCCGCTGGTGGACACGGTCGCGTGCGCTGGAACTGGGTCTGAGCGGGTTCGCCGCCAACAAGCCCGACGGTCGCGTTCACGTCGTCGCCCAAGGCCCCCGGGGGGCCTGCGAACAGCTACTCGCCCTGCTCAGTGCCGGTGACACGCCAGGTCAGGTGGACAAGGTGATCTCGGACTGGTCCGACCCGGTCGACGCGATCGCGGGCTTCAGCGAACGCTGA
- the smc gene encoding chromosome segregation protein SMC — translation MHLKSLTLKGFKSFASPTTLRFEPGITCVVGPNGSGKSNVVDALTWVMGEQGAKTLRGGKMEDVIFAGTSSRAPLGRAEVTLTIDNSDNALPIEYSEVSITRRVFRDGAGEYEINGSSCRLMDVQELLSDSGIGREMHVIVGQGKLAEILESRPEDRRAFIEEAAGVLKHRKRKEKAVRKLDSMSTNLARLTDLTTELRRQLKPLGRQAEMARRAQTIQADLRDARLRLAADDLVARKAEFDNSNQAETSLRREHEELSQRLQARSAELEAHEAAVEDLSERANAAQQRWFRLSALAERVGATIRIASERAQHLDTEPDYSGGPDPDALDAQADAVGEQERQLLEELAESRERLDAARAELSEREQVAAEAERAHMAAARAEADRREGLARLAGQVDTMATRVESIDDTLARLSAGIDDAALRAQQTQAEFETVQGRVAELDAGEVGLDDHHDRTVTALRLADERVAELQTAERGAERLVASLQARIDALSVGLDRKDGAAWLQENSDSTKLFGSIASLVKVHRGHEVAIGAVLGAAADALAAQDSGAAREALTALKTSDGGRATLVLGDWPAPAPANTTTLPGAARWALDLVDPAPRVRGAMTALLTGVAVVDELGTALELVAAHPDLRAVTADGDLVGAGWVSGGSDRKPSTLEIASEVDKARSELADAERQTSELSAALAGALAEQSARQDAAEHALAALNESDAAISSIYEQLGRLGQDARAADDEWQRLIKQREELEVGRDRTIAELRDLEQRLLNAQQEPMFEAEPVDRQQSSAAAEAARAAEVEARLTVRTAEERANAVRGKADSLRRAAAAEREARVRAQHVREARVRAAAVAAAVAESGRLVAARLHAAVAVASQIRDEVAAERQVRAGALAAAREEVNDLTARVTALTDALHRDEVAKAQAALRIEQLEEQVLEQFGMAVDDLIAEYGPAVALPPTELEMAEYEQARERGEQVSAPVPMPFDRATQERRAKRAERELKELGRVNPLALEEFAALEERYNFLSTQLEDVKGARKDLLDVIAEVDTRILQVFEEAYADVEREFSQVFSTLFPGGEGRLLLTDPTDMLTTGIEVEARPPGKKIKRLSLLSGGEKSLTAVAMLVAIFRARPSPFYVMDEVEAALDDVNLRRLISLFEQLRERSQLIVITHQKPTMEVADALYGVTMRGDGITTVISQRLRGHELVASPS, via the coding sequence ATGCATCTGAAGAGTCTGACGCTGAAGGGCTTCAAGTCCTTCGCCTCGCCGACGACTCTGCGTTTCGAACCCGGCATCACCTGCGTGGTCGGTCCCAACGGCTCAGGGAAGTCCAACGTCGTCGACGCACTGACCTGGGTGATGGGCGAGCAGGGCGCCAAGACCCTGCGCGGCGGCAAGATGGAGGATGTCATCTTCGCCGGCACATCCTCGCGCGCCCCGTTGGGTCGCGCCGAGGTCACGTTGACGATCGACAACTCCGACAACGCACTACCGATCGAGTACTCCGAGGTGTCCATCACGCGTCGGGTGTTTCGTGATGGTGCCGGCGAGTACGAAATCAACGGCAGCAGTTGCCGATTGATGGATGTGCAGGAGCTGCTGTCGGATTCGGGTATCGGCCGTGAGATGCACGTCATCGTCGGTCAGGGCAAGTTGGCCGAGATCCTCGAATCCCGCCCCGAGGACCGCCGGGCGTTCATCGAGGAGGCCGCAGGTGTGCTCAAGCATCGCAAGCGCAAAGAGAAGGCCGTCCGCAAGCTCGACTCGATGTCGACCAATCTGGCCCGTCTGACCGATCTGACCACCGAGCTGAGGCGACAGCTCAAGCCGCTGGGCCGACAGGCGGAGATGGCGCGGCGGGCACAGACCATCCAGGCCGACCTGCGCGATGCCCGGCTGCGTCTGGCCGCCGACGACCTGGTGGCCCGCAAAGCCGAGTTCGACAACAGTAATCAGGCCGAGACCTCGCTGCGTCGCGAACACGAAGAGTTGAGTCAACGGCTGCAGGCACGCTCGGCCGAACTCGAGGCCCATGAAGCGGCCGTGGAGGATCTGAGCGAGCGGGCAAATGCCGCCCAGCAGCGTTGGTTTCGGCTCTCGGCGCTCGCCGAGCGGGTTGGAGCCACCATCCGTATCGCCAGCGAACGCGCCCAGCATCTCGACACCGAACCGGACTACTCCGGCGGGCCCGATCCCGATGCACTGGATGCGCAGGCCGATGCTGTCGGCGAACAGGAGCGCCAACTCCTCGAAGAGCTCGCCGAGTCCCGGGAGCGGCTCGATGCGGCACGGGCCGAACTGTCCGAGCGCGAGCAGGTCGCCGCCGAAGCCGAGCGCGCTCACATGGCCGCCGCCCGTGCCGAGGCCGACCGACGCGAAGGGCTGGCGCGACTGGCCGGTCAGGTCGACACCATGGCCACTCGGGTGGAGTCGATCGACGACACGCTCGCGCGGTTGTCCGCCGGAATCGACGATGCCGCCCTGCGTGCCCAGCAGACCCAGGCCGAGTTCGAGACGGTGCAGGGGCGTGTCGCAGAACTCGACGCCGGCGAGGTCGGACTCGACGACCACCACGACCGCACCGTCACCGCTTTGCGTCTGGCCGACGAGCGTGTGGCCGAGTTGCAGACCGCCGAGCGTGGCGCCGAACGACTGGTCGCCTCGTTGCAGGCCCGCATCGACGCCCTCTCGGTCGGACTCGACCGTAAGGACGGCGCCGCCTGGTTGCAGGAGAATTCAGACAGCACAAAGCTTTTCGGGTCGATAGCCAGCTTGGTGAAAGTGCACCGGGGGCATGAGGTGGCCATCGGCGCGGTGCTCGGCGCGGCAGCCGACGCGCTGGCGGCACAGGACAGTGGTGCCGCACGCGAGGCCCTGACTGCGCTGAAGACCTCTGATGGTGGGCGCGCGACGCTGGTGCTCGGCGACTGGCCGGCGCCGGCCCCGGCGAACACCACGACATTGCCCGGTGCGGCGCGATGGGCGCTGGACCTGGTCGACCCGGCCCCCCGGGTGCGTGGCGCGATGACGGCACTGCTGACCGGTGTCGCCGTGGTGGACGAGCTTGGCACCGCACTGGAACTTGTTGCAGCACATCCAGATTTGCGGGCAGTGACCGCCGACGGCGATCTCGTCGGGGCCGGGTGGGTCAGCGGTGGTTCCGACCGCAAACCCAGCACGCTGGAGATCGCCTCGGAAGTCGACAAGGCGCGATCCGAACTCGCCGACGCCGAGCGGCAGACCTCCGAATTGTCCGCGGCGCTGGCCGGGGCGCTGGCCGAGCAGTCTGCCCGCCAGGACGCCGCCGAACATGCACTGGCGGCGCTCAACGAATCCGACGCGGCGATTTCGTCGATCTACGAACAGCTGGGCCGGCTGGGCCAGGATGCGCGGGCCGCCGACGACGAATGGCAGCGGCTGATCAAGCAGCGTGAGGAACTCGAAGTCGGCCGCGACCGCACCATCGCCGAACTCCGCGACCTCGAACAAAGGCTGCTCAACGCCCAGCAGGAGCCGATGTTCGAGGCCGAGCCGGTCGATCGGCAGCAGAGTTCGGCTGCCGCCGAAGCCGCCCGCGCTGCCGAGGTCGAAGCCCGGCTCACTGTGCGGACCGCTGAAGAGCGCGCCAACGCCGTTCGGGGAAAAGCGGATTCGCTACGCCGTGCGGCCGCAGCCGAGCGGGAGGCGCGGGTGCGCGCACAGCACGTGCGCGAGGCGCGGGTACGCGCGGCGGCGGTGGCGGCCGCGGTGGCCGAGTCCGGGCGGTTGGTTGCCGCACGGTTGCATGCCGCGGTGGCGGTGGCCTCGCAGATCCGCGACGAGGTGGCCGCCGAGCGGCAGGTGCGCGCCGGTGCGCTGGCTGCCGCGCGCGAGGAGGTCAACGACCTCACCGCCCGTGTCACCGCGTTGACCGACGCACTGCACCGCGACGAGGTCGCCAAAGCCCAAGCGGCGCTTCGTATCGAGCAGCTCGAAGAGCAGGTGCTCGAGCAGTTCGGGATGGCCGTCGACGATCTCATCGCCGAGTACGGGCCCGCGGTCGCGTTGCCGCCGACCGAGCTGGAGATGGCCGAGTACGAGCAGGCCCGTGAACGCGGCGAGCAGGTGAGCGCCCCGGTACCGATGCCGTTCGACCGCGCCACACAGGAGCGCCGCGCCAAGCGGGCTGAGCGCGAACTCAAGGAACTGGGCCGGGTGAACCCGCTGGCGTTGGAGGAGTTCGCAGCTCTGGAGGAGCGCTACAACTTCCTGTCTACTCAGCTCGAGGACGTCAAGGGCGCCCGCAAGGATCTGCTCGATGTCATCGCCGAGGTCGACACCCGCATCCTGCAGGTGTTCGAGGAAGCCTACGCCGACGTCGAACGTGAATTCTCGCAGGTGTTTTCGACCCTGTTTCCCGGCGGCGAGGGCAGGCTGCTGCTCACCGATCCCACCGACATGCTCACCACGGGCATCGAAGTGGAAGCGCGGCCGCCCGGTAAGAAGATCAAGCGATTGTCGCTGCTCTCCGGCGGTGAAAAGTCGTTGACGGCGGTGGCGATGCTGGTCGCGATCTTCCGGGCGCGGCCGTCACCGTTCTATGTGATGGACGAGGTCGAGGCGGCCCTCGACGACGTCAACCTCCGGCGTCTGATCAGTTTGTTCGAACAGTTGCGGGAACGTTCGCAGCTGATCGTCATCACCCATCAGAAGCCGACGATGGAAGTGGCCGACGCGCTCTACGGCGTGACCATGCGCGGCGACGGCATCACCACGGTGATCTCTCAGCGTCTGCGTGGCCACGAACTGGTAGCCAGCCCGTCCTAG
- the fni gene encoding type 2 isopentenyl-diphosphate Delta-isomerase — translation MTFDPVAALAHRKRRHIDVCLTEAVDYQSVTTGLERYRLPYNALTQTDLDGIDLGTQFLGCRLRAPVLIGAMTGGAELSGIINRNLAAAAQQLGIGMMLGSQRVMIDDDATAASFDVREVAPDVLLIGNIGMAQLHHTLVPGLVRALDKVGANALAVHTNPLQEAMQHHGDTDFSGSLGRLREVVAGIGYPVMVKEVGHGFGAAAAAELADLPVSAVDVAGAGGTSWARIEQYVRYGEVRYPALAEWGIPTAQGLIEVHRALPNMPLVASGGIRTGVDAAKALAMGADVVAIARPLLAPAIESVAAVVDWLQNFLYELLVCLHGCGAPDLAALRRRGVVEIG, via the coding sequence GTGACCTTCGACCCCGTGGCCGCACTGGCGCACCGCAAACGCCGACACATCGACGTGTGCCTGACCGAGGCCGTCGACTACCAGAGCGTCACCACCGGCCTCGAGCGCTACCGGCTGCCCTACAACGCGCTGACCCAGACCGACCTCGACGGCATCGACCTCGGCACGCAGTTTCTGGGATGCCGCTTGCGGGCCCCGGTACTGATCGGCGCCATGACCGGCGGGGCGGAGCTGTCGGGGATCATCAACCGCAACCTGGCCGCCGCCGCGCAGCAACTCGGCATCGGCATGATGCTGGGTTCGCAGCGGGTGATGATCGACGACGACGCCACCGCGGCGAGCTTCGACGTGCGCGAGGTCGCTCCCGATGTTCTGCTGATCGGCAACATCGGAATGGCTCAGCTGCACCACACGCTGGTTCCCGGCCTGGTCAGGGCGTTGGACAAGGTCGGCGCCAACGCGTTGGCGGTGCACACCAATCCGCTACAGGAAGCGATGCAGCACCACGGCGACACCGATTTCTCCGGCTCGCTGGGACGCCTGCGCGAGGTGGTCGCCGGCATCGGTTATCCGGTCATGGTCAAAGAGGTCGGCCACGGCTTCGGTGCCGCGGCGGCCGCAGAACTCGCCGACCTGCCCGTCTCGGCCGTCGATGTGGCCGGCGCCGGCGGGACGTCGTGGGCACGCATCGAGCAGTACGTCCGGTACGGCGAGGTGCGCTACCCGGCCCTCGCGGAATGGGGCATCCCCACCGCGCAGGGGCTCATCGAGGTGCATCGCGCGCTGCCGAACATGCCGCTGGTGGCATCCGGGGGCATTCGCACCGGGGTAGACGCGGCCAAGGCCCTGGCGATGGGTGCCGACGTGGTCGCCATCGCGCGGCCGCTGTTGGCACCGGCCATCGAGTCGGTGGCCGCGGTCGTGGACTGGCTGCAGAACTTCCTCTACGAGCTGCTGGTCTGTCTGCACGGGTGCGGCGCGCCCGACCTGGCCGCCCTCCGCCGTCGCGGAGTGGTCGAGATCGGCTGA
- the ftsY gene encoding signal recognition particle-docking protein FtsY → MLIVALVVGLVRYRRRRISLKAPDTATPVDRSGGYTASSGITFTSSAPAQTPPAAAPAPERIDTTGLPAVGDDATIPRDAPKRPIADVRLPEPPPAPPTPPPAAPEPEPAREPEPEPTLEPEPGPEPAPVPAPEPAPAVTEAPAPDIEAIAPIEGRLDRLRGRLARSQNTLGRSMLGLLGGGDLDEDSWEEVEDTLLVADLGPVVTESVVAALRSRMASSRVRTEADARAVLREVLIAELRPDLDRSIRALPHEDKPSVLLVVGVNGTGKTTTVGKLARVLVADGRRVVLGAADTFRAAAADQLQTWASRVGAQVVRGPEGADPASVAFDAVDTGIAAGADVVVIDTAGRLHTKTGLMDELGKVKRVVGKRTAVDEVLLVLDATIGQNSLPQARVFAEVVNITGVVLTKLDGTAKGGIVFRVQQELGVPVKLVGLGEGPDDLAPFEPAAFVDALLG, encoded by the coding sequence ATGCTGATCGTGGCGCTCGTCGTCGGCCTGGTGCGATACCGGCGTCGCCGCATCAGCTTGAAAGCTCCAGACACCGCCACTCCCGTCGATCGATCCGGCGGCTACACCGCGTCATCAGGCATCACTTTTACCTCGTCGGCGCCGGCCCAAACCCCGCCGGCCGCTGCACCGGCGCCGGAACGAATCGACACCACCGGTTTGCCTGCCGTCGGCGATGATGCCACCATCCCGCGGGACGCGCCGAAACGTCCGATTGCCGACGTCAGACTTCCCGAACCGCCGCCGGCCCCCCCGACCCCGCCGCCGGCCGCGCCGGAGCCTGAACCTGCGCGTGAACCCGAGCCAGAACCTACGCTCGAACCCGAGCCAGGACCTGAGCCCGCACCCGTACCTGCGCCTGAGCCCGCGCCTGCGGTCACCGAAGCGCCCGCGCCCGACATCGAGGCGATCGCGCCGATCGAAGGCCGCCTGGATCGGCTGCGCGGACGGCTGGCCCGGTCTCAGAACACCCTCGGACGCAGCATGCTCGGCCTGCTCGGCGGTGGCGACCTCGACGAGGACTCCTGGGAAGAGGTCGAAGACACCCTGCTCGTCGCTGATCTCGGCCCCGTGGTGACCGAGTCGGTCGTGGCCGCGCTGCGCAGCCGGATGGCCAGCAGCCGGGTCCGCACCGAAGCCGACGCCAGAGCGGTGTTGCGCGAGGTGCTGATCGCCGAGTTGCGGCCCGACCTGGACCGCTCCATCCGGGCCCTGCCGCATGAGGACAAGCCGTCGGTGCTGCTGGTGGTCGGTGTCAACGGCACCGGCAAGACCACAACAGTGGGCAAACTGGCCCGAGTGCTGGTCGCCGACGGACGCCGGGTGGTGCTCGGTGCGGCCGACACCTTCCGTGCGGCTGCCGCCGACCAGCTGCAGACCTGGGCCTCCCGGGTGGGGGCCCAGGTGGTTCGTGGTCCAGAGGGCGCCGACCCGGCGTCGGTGGCCTTCGACGCGGTCGACACCGGCATCGCCGCCGGGGCCGACGTCGTCGTCATCGACACCGCCGGACGGCTGCACACCAAGACCGGCCTGATGGACGAATTGGGCAAGGTCAAGCGGGTGGTGGGCAAGCGCACCGCAGTCGACGAGGTCCTGCTGGTGCTCGACGCGACCATCGGGCAGAACAGCCTGCCCCAGGCGCGGGTGTTCGCCGAGGTCGTGAACATCACCGGCGTGGTGCTGACCAAGCTGGACGGCACCGCCAAGGGCGGGATCGTCTTCCGGGTACAGCAAGAACTCGGCGTCCCGGTCAAGCTGGTGGGCCTGGGAGAGGGTCCCGACGATCTTGCCCCGTTCGAGCCGGCGGCGTTCGTCGACGCACTGCTCGGCTGA